A section of the Humulus lupulus chromosome 2, drHumLupu1.1, whole genome shotgun sequence genome encodes:
- the LOC133814999 gene encoding flavonol 7-O-rhamnosyltransferase-like: protein MTSFTNKKKTHILVIPYPAQGHMLPLMDLSNQLAIRGVAITILATPKNLPILDPLLSSHPHSIETLLLPFPQHPSVPAGVENMQELPISFLLHILSALAKLHDPILAWFHSHPSPPTAIISDSFLSTWTCPLARRLGIRRLGFAPVHASTLSAWWGEIESNNGDQNIFKGHKDILESHAATKASDGLILNTLEDLDRGSLDHLKATFLGQQPIWAVGPLLPMVGPTKRGGDSSMPEEVVMAWLDSCHMDKSVVYVGFGSQVTLTGIQMEALADALDRSRVRFIWVVKDPMRGVQVASNQGVVPLGFEDRVAGRGLVIRGWAPQVAILGHRAVGSYLSHCGWNSALEGLLAGTLLLAWPMQADHFENAKLLVDKLGVAIRVCEGLDTVPDSVNLAKVLAESISSTRHERAQAMELRKVALDATKPCGSSYVALDELVNDLDDR from the coding sequence atGACAAGTTTCACGAACAAGAAGAAGACACACATTCTGGTGATACCATACCCTGCGCAAGGGCACATGCTACCTCTCATGGACCTCTCAAACCAATTAGCCATCCGAGGCGTAGCCATAACCATCCTTGCCACACCGAAAAACCTTCCCATTCTGGACCCTCTCCTCTCCTCTCACCCTCACTCCATCGAGACATTGCTCCTCCCTTTCCCTCAACACCCTTCAGTCCCCGCCGGAGTTGAAAACATGCAGGAGCTCCCCATATCTTTCTTGCTCCACATACTATCTGCTTTGGCCAAGCTCCACGATCCTATCCTAGCCTGGTTCCACTCCCACCCTTCTCCTCCCACAGCCATAATCTCTGACTCTTTTCTCAGCACGTGGACCTGCCCGTTGGCTCGCCGTCTCGGCATCCGACGCCTCGGCTTTGCCCCGGTGCATGCTAGTACTCTGAGTGCGTGGTGGGGCGAAATTGAGAGCAACAATGgtgatcaaaatattttcaagGGCCATAAGGATATTTTAGAAAGTCATGCTGCTACCAAGGCAAGCGATGGGCTTATTCTCAACACGCTTGAGGACTTAGACAGGGGCTCGTTGGACCACCTCAAGGCTACATTCTTGGGTCAACAGCCCATTTGGGCTGTTGGGCCTTTGCTTCCTATGGTGGGACCTACCAAAAGAGGCGGGGACAGCTCAATGCCCGAGGAAGTAGTGATGGCGTGGCTGGACTCATGCCACATGGATAAGTCTGTGGTCTACGTGGGTTTTGGTAGCCAGGTCACTTTGACAGGGATCCAGATGGAGGCGTTAGCTGACGCATTGGATAGGAGTAGGGTCCGATTCATTTGGGTCGTTAAAGATCCAATGAGAGGGGTCCAAGTGGCAAGCAATCAGGGGGTGGTGCCTTTAGGGTTTGAAGATCGTGTGGCTGGGAGAGGCCTTGTGATAAGAGGATGGGCCCCGCAAGTCGCAATCTTGGGGCACCGTGCTGTGGGGTCGTATTTGAGTCATTGCGGGTGGAACTCGGCGCTGGAGGGTCTCCTGGCTGGGACGTTACTACTTGCATGGCCCATGCAAGCGGATCACTTTGAAAATGCAAAGTTGTTGGTTGATAAACTTGGCGTGGCTATTCGAGTTTGTGAGGGTTTAGACACTGTGCCCGACTCAGTAAACTTAGCTAAGGTTTTGGCTGAGTCAATAAGTTCAACTCGGCATGAAAGGGCACAAGCCATGGAACTTCGTAAAGTAGCTTTAGATGCCACTAAGCCGTGTGGGAGTTCCTATGTGGCTTTGGATGAGTTGGTGAATGATTTAGATGATAGATAA